One Burkholderia sp. PAMC 26561 genomic window carries:
- the murJ gene encoding murein biosynthesis integral membrane protein MurJ has product MNLIRALLTVSGFTLLSRVTGLIRETLIARAFGASQFTDAFYVAFRIPNLLRRLSAEGAFSQAFVPILAEFKNTEGHDATKALVDAMSTVLAWALAVISMAGVAGASWVVFAVASGLEHDGRAFGYAVTMTQIMFPYIIFISLTSLASGVLNTYRKFSLPAFAPVLLNVSFIAAAIFLAPHLKVPIYALAYAVIAGGILQFLVQLPGLKKIDMIPRIGWNVVKALRHPGVKRVLIKMVPMTFGVSVAQLSLIINTNIASRLGPGAVSWINYSDRLMEFPSALLGAALGTILLPSLSKAHVDKDPVEYSALLDWGLRITFLLAAPSAVALFFFAQPLTATLFGYGKFDANSVVMVGRALAMYGIGLVGLILIKILTPGFYAKQDIRTPVIIGIVVLIAIQLSNLVFVPIFAHAGLTLSIGLGACANATMLFIGLRKRGIYQPSAGWTRFFAQLVGACLVLAGVMHWVSGNFDWIGMRAAPLQRIALLGASLVVFAALYFGMLSAMGFKYAYFRRRTM; this is encoded by the coding sequence ATGAATCTAATCCGAGCCCTCCTGACGGTCAGCGGTTTCACGTTGCTTTCGCGTGTAACCGGCCTGATCCGCGAAACGCTGATCGCGCGAGCCTTTGGCGCCAGTCAATTCACCGACGCGTTCTACGTCGCCTTCCGCATCCCGAACCTGCTGCGGCGCCTGTCCGCGGAAGGGGCGTTCTCGCAGGCCTTCGTGCCGATCCTCGCCGAGTTCAAGAACACCGAGGGCCACGATGCAACCAAGGCGCTCGTCGACGCCATGTCGACCGTGCTCGCCTGGGCGCTCGCAGTGATATCGATGGCGGGCGTGGCGGGCGCGTCCTGGGTCGTGTTTGCTGTCGCCTCAGGCCTGGAGCACGATGGCCGCGCGTTCGGCTACGCGGTGACCATGACCCAGATCATGTTCCCGTACATCATCTTCATCTCGCTGACATCACTGGCGTCCGGGGTTCTGAATACGTACCGGAAGTTCTCGCTGCCCGCGTTTGCGCCCGTGCTGCTCAACGTGTCCTTCATTGCGGCGGCGATTTTCCTCGCGCCGCATCTGAAAGTGCCTATCTACGCGCTGGCGTATGCGGTGATTGCCGGCGGGATTTTGCAGTTTCTCGTGCAATTGCCCGGGCTCAAGAAGATCGACATGATTCCGCGCATTGGCTGGAATGTTGTGAAGGCGCTGCGGCATCCGGGTGTGAAGCGCGTGCTGATCAAGATGGTGCCGATGACCTTCGGCGTGTCCGTCGCGCAGCTGAGCCTGATCATCAACACGAATATTGCGTCGCGGCTCGGGCCGGGCGCGGTGTCGTGGATCAATTATTCCGACCGCCTGATGGAGTTTCCGAGTGCGCTGCTCGGCGCCGCGCTCGGCACGATCCTGCTGCCAAGCCTTTCGAAGGCGCATGTGGACAAGGATCCGGTCGAATATTCGGCGCTGCTCGACTGGGGACTGCGCATCACCTTCCTGCTGGCCGCGCCCAGCGCCGTTGCGCTGTTTTTCTTCGCCCAGCCGCTCACGGCGACGCTCTTCGGCTACGGCAAATTCGATGCAAATTCCGTCGTCATGGTGGGCCGCGCGCTGGCCATGTATGGCATCGGGCTCGTCGGCCTGATCCTGATCAAGATCCTTACGCCTGGCTTTTACGCGAAGCAGGACATCAGGACGCCGGTGATCATCGGCATTGTGGTGTTGATCGCGATTCAGTTGAGCAACCTGGTCTTCGTGCCCATATTCGCCCACGCCGGGCTCACCTTGTCGATCGGGCTGGGCGCGTGCGCGAACGCGACGATGTTGTTCATCGGATTGAGGAAGCGCGGGATTTACCAGCCGTCGGCCGGATGGACGCGTTTCTTCGCCCAACTGGTCGGGGCATGCCTCGTGCTGGCGGGAGTGATGCACTGGGTTTCGGGCAACTTCGACTGGATTGGCATGCGCGCTGCGCCGCTGCAGCGCATTGCGCTTCTCGGAGCCAGCCTGGTTGTATTCGCTGCGCTATATTTCGGTATGCTCTCGGCGATGGGCTTCAAATACGCGTATTTCAGAAGGCGAACGATGTGA
- the rpsT gene encoding 30S ribosomal protein S20, giving the protein MANTAQARKRARQSAKANSHNSALRSKFRTAIKAVRKAIDAGDQAKAAEIYKTSVKTIDIIADKRIVHKNKAARHKSRLSAAIKGLQAPAA; this is encoded by the coding sequence ATGGCAAATACCGCACAAGCTCGCAAGCGCGCCCGTCAAAGCGCGAAGGCAAACTCGCACAACTCGGCGCTGCGCTCTAAGTTCCGCACGGCCATTAAGGCAGTTCGCAAGGCAATCGACGCCGGCGACCAGGCCAAGGCTGCGGAAATCTACAAGACGTCGGTCAAGACCATCGACATCATTGCGGACAAGCGCATCGTTCACAAGAACAAGGCTGCTCGCCATAAGAGCCGTCTGTCGGCCGCCATCAAGGGTCTGCAAGCACCTGCTGCTTAA
- a CDS encoding 3-hydroxyacyl-CoA dehydrogenase translates to MDIQDNVFLITGGASGLGAATARLIRDHGGKVVIADMNEAGGETLAKELGGVLVKCDVSHEEDGQRAVEAATQLGSLRGLVNCAGIAPAAKTVGKDGPHSLDVFAKTIGVNLIGTFNMIRLSAAAMAKNEPNAAGERGVIVSTASVAAYDGQIGQAAYAASKGGVVGMTLPIARDLSRNGIRVMTIAPGIFETPMLLGMPQEVQDALGAMVPFPSRLGKPNEYAMLVKHIFDNPMLNGEVIRLDGAIRMQPK, encoded by the coding sequence ATGGATATCCAGGACAACGTTTTTCTCATCACCGGCGGCGCATCGGGCTTGGGCGCGGCGACGGCGCGACTGATCCGCGATCATGGCGGCAAGGTTGTGATTGCAGACATGAACGAAGCCGGCGGCGAGACGCTTGCGAAGGAACTCGGCGGCGTGCTCGTGAAGTGCGACGTGAGCCATGAGGAAGATGGTCAGCGCGCCGTGGAGGCGGCTACGCAACTCGGCAGTTTGCGCGGACTCGTGAACTGCGCGGGCATTGCACCGGCGGCAAAGACGGTCGGCAAGGACGGCCCGCATTCGCTCGATGTGTTCGCGAAGACCATTGGCGTGAACCTGATCGGCACGTTCAACATGATCCGGTTGAGCGCTGCGGCCATGGCGAAGAACGAACCGAACGCGGCCGGCGAGCGCGGCGTGATCGTCAGCACGGCATCGGTTGCGGCCTACGATGGCCAGATCGGACAGGCCGCGTACGCGGCATCGAAGGGTGGCGTGGTTGGCATGACCTTGCCGATCGCGCGTGATCTGTCCCGCAACGGCATTCGTGTCATGACGATCGCGCCGGGTATCTTCGAAACGCCCATGCTGCTCGGCATGCCGCAGGAAGTGCAGGACGCGCTCGGCGCCATGGTGCCGTTCCCGTCGCGCCTGGGCAAACCGAACGAATACGCGATGCTCGTCAAACACATCTTCGATAACCCCATGCTCAACGGCGAAGTCATCCGCCTGGACGGGGCAATCCGGATGCAACCGAAGTAA
- a CDS encoding SirB1 family protein, translating to MTTTRMLDYFTSLVAEDESLPLTEAALSLAQDAYPDLDLQGVLAEIDELVLRVRRRMPEDADIKQKVGVLNRFFFRELGFTSNLNDYYDPDNSHLNMVLKRRRGIPISLAVVYLEMSEQLGIPVRGVSFPAHFLLRVTTPEGDVMLDPTTGHSLSESAMVEMLEPYVQRVGESIGSALRVLLQPATRREIIGRMLRNLKSIYLQTERWQRLLAVQQRLVILMPGSIEEVRDRGFAYARLDYLRPAMEDLRRYLDDRPDAEDATVVETELHELRQRTQHDSD from the coding sequence ATGACGACGACGCGCATGCTCGACTATTTCACTTCGCTGGTGGCGGAGGACGAAAGCCTGCCCCTCACCGAGGCGGCGTTGTCGCTTGCGCAGGACGCGTATCCCGACCTCGATTTGCAGGGCGTGCTGGCGGAGATCGACGAACTCGTGCTGCGGGTTCGCCGCCGCATGCCGGAGGACGCCGATATCAAGCAGAAAGTCGGCGTGCTGAATCGTTTTTTCTTCCGCGAACTGGGCTTCACCAGCAATCTCAACGATTATTACGACCCGGATAACAGCCACCTGAACATGGTGCTGAAACGCCGGCGCGGCATTCCGATATCGCTCGCGGTCGTGTATCTGGAGATGAGCGAGCAGCTTGGTATTCCCGTGCGTGGTGTGTCGTTTCCGGCGCACTTCCTGCTGCGCGTGACTACCCCGGAAGGCGACGTGATGCTGGATCCGACCACCGGCCACTCGCTCTCCGAATCCGCGATGGTCGAAATGCTCGAGCCTTACGTACAGCGGGTTGGCGAGTCGATTGGCAGCGCGTTGCGCGTGCTGTTGCAACCAGCGACGCGGCGGGAAATCATCGGACGAATGTTGCGCAATCTGAAGAGCATTTATCTTCAGACGGAGCGCTGGCAGCGCTTGCTCGCGGTGCAACAGCGGCTTGTGATACTGATGCCGGGAAGCATTGAAGAGGTGCGGGATCGCGGCTTCGCTTATGCGCGTCTGGATTATCTGCGCCCGGCGATGGAAGATTTGCGTCGATACCTCGATGACCGTCCGGACGCCGAGGACGCAACGGTCGTGGAGACGGAGTTGCACGAACTCAGGCAACGCACGCAGCACGACAGCGACTAA